AAAATTATGAACTACGACTCAAGTCCTAGCCGTTGTAAATTACCACTTACAAAGACCTCTGCGAAACGGGGAGGTTTGCTAGGTGCTTGGCGCTGATTTGGGGGAAATAAATAGCTATGCTACTTGCGAATATAGATAGCTCTCTTTCTGGCGCTTCGATTTTAAGTGTTTGAATTTTAACACTTCAAAGACTTGCTTACATTTTATGGGATCGGGTTTTGATAAAATGTAGACAGACGTTTGAATGCTTGCTTAAATGGTCGGAGGTGTCTTTGATGTATTTGCTCTCCCTAAGAGGGGCGGTAGGGAAGTGAAGTTGAGACACACAGGACGTGAAGCCTTATTCGAATAACTTAGTCGCATTTTTACAATCAATAGTAATTGGGTGTAATGCAGCGGCGAGTGACGAAATACATCAAGGATAATAATAATGAAACTCAACAAACTCATGCTAGCCATCGGCGTAGCTACCGGGGTGTTTATTACCGGTTGTGGCGACGACACCACCTTCGAAAAATTCACTATCGATCCAAAACCAGAGCCAGAAGTCATTCCGCCACTACAGGCGTTTGATACTGATGGTACCCTTAACGCGACGATTCGCCGTACTAGTTATGGTGTGCCTCATATTGAAGCCGATAACCTGGAAAGCTTAGGTTTTGGTAGTGGTTACGCACAGGCTCAAGACAACCTGTGTATTTTGGCCGACAACTTTGTCAAAGCGAACTCTGAGCGCTCAATGTATTTTGGCCCTCATGCGTCAATTGACTTCACCACAGGTATGCCAACGGCGGAAGACAACGGCAACCTTATTTCAGATTTTGGCTACAAGGCGTTGAAAATTCGTCAGCTGGCTGAAGAGCAATATTCGCAATTTAGTTATAACTCGCGCGCGTTAATGGAAGGGTTTAGTGCTGGTTACAACCAGTACTTAGCTGATGTTGCCGCAGAAAAACAAGCGGCAGACCCATTCTGTGCTGGTCAGCCTTGGGTTAAACCGATTACCGGTGAAGATATTGCTACTTACCTGTTCTCAATTGCACTGCTGCCTGGCGCATCTAACTTCCTCGATTTGATTTTCTTTGCTAATCCTGGGGATGGATATGAATATCTGCCAAGAACAGTTGGCGCAGCAACAACCGCGCAATCAACAGCCTTCTTTACCGATATGCAGCGCGGCCTGGTTGATAGAGCATCGCGTATTACCACACCGGAGTTAAATAAAGGCGATCTTGGCTCAAATGGTTGGGGTCTTGGTAAAGATAAAACAGAAAACGGCATGGGCATGGTGCTGGGTAATCCTCACTTCCCACACACAGGTAACCTGCGTTTCTGGCAATCACATTTAACTATTCCAAATCAGATAGATGTTATGGGCGGCTCACTTGTAGGTATGCCTGGTTTGGTTAACATCGGCTTTAACAAAGACGTTGCCTGGACTCACACCTTCTCGACCGCAGAGCATTTTGTGATGTACAACCTCACATTGGCTGAGGGTGACCGAATGACTTATTTGGTGGACGGTAAGCCAATGCCAATCACCAAAGAGACAGTTTCAATTGTGGTTAATGGTGGCCCTGCTGGCATGTTAACGGTGGAGAAAGACATCTACACCACAGCCAAAGGTCCTATCGTTGAAGCGCCAGCGAATGTTGCGCCATTTGGTTGGGATGACAATCAAGCCTTTATGGTGCAAGACGTTAATATGGCGAACAAAGATCCACTGGATCATTGGTTAGCGATGAACCGTGCATCAAATAAAGATGAGTTCCAACAAGCCTTTAAAGACTTTGATGGGGTGATCTTCAACAACACCATGTACGCCGATAAAGAAGGTAATACTTTTTATATCGATGACTCAACTGTACCAGGCCTATCTGAAGTAGCAGTTGCTCAGTTAAAAACTAACCCTGAGATCATTGCCATTAAGCAAATGGCTGGCTTTACGGTATTGCCAGGAAGCTTGTCGATGTTTGCCTTTGATGGACCGACACCTTATGAGCGGGCACCTAAGCTTGAGCGCAGTGACTTTGTACAGAACTCAAATAATTCGTTCTGGTCGACTAACCTAGAAGCACCATTAGAAGGTTACTCACCTATGTATGGTGTGGAGCGTGGACAGCTATCAATGCGTACCCGCTTAGGTTTGAAGCTGCTTGAAGATGCTGCAGGTGACGATGGCAAGTTTAACCTTGATGAGCTTGAAGCTGCGGTGCTCAATAACCGCGCTTATTTACCAGAAATGGTACTTACTGACTTAATTGCTCAGTGTGAAGCGCAAGGCGATACACCAGTGGATGTTGCAACTGGCGTGAGCAAAGATA
This DNA window, taken from Shewanella maritima, encodes the following:
- a CDS encoding acylase — translated: MKLNKLMLAIGVATGVFITGCGDDTTFEKFTIDPKPEPEVIPPLQAFDTDGTLNATIRRTSYGVPHIEADNLESLGFGSGYAQAQDNLCILADNFVKANSERSMYFGPHASIDFTTGMPTAEDNGNLISDFGYKALKIRQLAEEQYSQFSYNSRALMEGFSAGYNQYLADVAAEKQAADPFCAGQPWVKPITGEDIATYLFSIALLPGASNFLDLIFFANPGDGYEYLPRTVGAATTAQSTAFFTDMQRGLVDRASRITTPELNKGDLGSNGWGLGKDKTENGMGMVLGNPHFPHTGNLRFWQSHLTIPNQIDVMGGSLVGMPGLVNIGFNKDVAWTHTFSTAEHFVMYNLTLAEGDRMTYLVDGKPMPITKETVSIVVNGGPAGMLTVEKDIYTTAKGPIVEAPANVAPFGWDDNQAFMVQDVNMANKDPLDHWLAMNRASNKDEFQQAFKDFDGVIFNNTMYADKEGNTFYIDDSTVPGLSEVAVAQLKTNPEIIAIKQMAGFTVLPGSLSMFAFDGPTPYERAPKLERSDFVQNSNNSFWSTNLEAPLEGYSPMYGVERGQLSMRTRLGLKLLEDAAGDDGKFNLDELEAAVLNNRAYLPEMVLTDLIAQCEAQGDTPVDVATGVSKDISGACNALKMWNGVQDNDSKAGALIREFAHQFSQSNMLTVPFDYTMAATTPNTLTTDGSALVALARAALNVEAAGFALDAPLGEVQFVEASLPTGEASGAKLPWPGTHNAEGGFNVFSTSTSGDDTLIPQHAYTRVVDPVSGTNLRSGMTEEGYHIRYGSSWMMAVSFTEEGPKARGILTYSQSGNVLSENASDQTQLYSSQKQFHPMLFTEAEIAADVESTVELSMVKAQ